The Paenibacillus sp. MBLB1832 genome has a window encoding:
- a CDS encoding aldose epimerase family protein: protein MSDGTWQESEYKGMCSVVGETSELRVEIVPGRGGKLVSFISKSSGKEWAFQTEVPWKPLTYGMMWDEGDRSGWDEMFPTILACPCPDHPWRGTEYPDHGEVWTLPWDFELHKDRLRMWVHGVKVPYQFAKTYTISGGTLYTTYEVHNPTPYPFSYLWCAHNLLAVSPGMQLLVPDNLDTVQYQYSHQNRLTERAYGRSSFPFVNGTAVNLSVIEPNLGEHAEKYWFEGDLTDGHTGIFDPASGETLGYSFSPEDVPYLAVWANYGAFNGDYTFALEPATGYLDDVYIASVMNKVKSVPAMSQTKWTFDISITKERTSHEI, encoded by the coding sequence TTGAGCGATGGTACATGGCAGGAATCCGAGTACAAAGGCATGTGCAGCGTCGTTGGCGAAACTTCCGAGCTGCGTGTAGAGATCGTACCTGGCCGGGGAGGCAAGCTAGTTTCTTTCATCAGCAAATCTTCTGGAAAAGAATGGGCTTTCCAAACGGAGGTGCCCTGGAAGCCGTTGACATACGGCATGATGTGGGACGAAGGGGATCGCAGCGGCTGGGACGAAATGTTTCCAACTATTCTGGCATGCCCTTGTCCTGATCACCCGTGGCGTGGGACGGAATATCCGGATCATGGCGAAGTGTGGACGCTGCCTTGGGATTTTGAGCTTCATAAAGATCGATTACGCATGTGGGTTCACGGCGTGAAAGTGCCTTACCAATTTGCCAAAACGTATACGATTAGCGGTGGCACACTATATACCACCTATGAAGTACATAATCCGACTCCTTATCCCTTCTCCTATCTGTGGTGCGCCCACAATTTGCTGGCGGTGAGTCCTGGGATGCAATTGCTGGTTCCCGATAATTTGGACACCGTGCAATATCAGTATTCGCATCAGAATCGGCTGACTGAACGGGCATATGGGCGTTCATCATTCCCTTTTGTTAACGGAACCGCTGTTAATCTATCCGTCATTGAGCCTAATCTTGGCGAGCATGCGGAAAAATACTGGTTTGAAGGGGATCTCACCGATGGGCACACAGGTATTTTCGATCCAGCGTCTGGAGAAACGTTAGGCTACTCATTTTCCCCAGAAGATGTCCCCTACTTGGCAGTTTGGGCGAATTATGGCGCTTTTAATGGTGATTATACGTTTGCTTTAGAACCTGCAACGGGGTATTTGGACGATGTATATATCGCTAGCGTCATGAATAAAGTGAAGTCGGTCCCCGCTATGAGTCAAACGAAATGGACATTCGATATTTCAATAACAAAGGAGCGTACATCTCATGAAATATAA